Genomic window (Chryseobacterium sp. H1D6B):
TGTTGTTCATTTCAAGGGTGAATAACTGAGCTACTCCTTCATCCATAAGCTGGTCGATTCCTTTTGCTAATTGTTTCGCTTTTAACGGATCACTGTTATTGATATAACGGAAATGTTCAGGGGAGAAATTAGGAATTCCTTTAAAGTTCAATTTTTCACCGCCTGTTAAAGTATCTCCGATCCTGAAACTTCCAGTATCATGAAGTCCTACGATATCACCAGGGAAACTTTCGTCAACCACTTCTTTTTTATCAGCAAAAAAGGCATTTGGAGAAGAGAACTTCATCTTTTTTCCCTCCCTTACCAATAAATAATTTTCGTTTCTTTTGAATACTCCTGAAACAATCTTTACGAATGCCAGCCTGTCTCTGTGTTTAGGATCCATATTCGCATGGATCTTGAAAACAAATCCTGTGAACGTTTCTTCTTCAGGTTTTACAATACGGGTTTCGCTTTCTTTTGGCTGAGGCATTGGAGCGATCTCAATGAAAGCATCCAATAGTTCGCGGACTCCAAAATTATTTAAAGCAGATCCAAAGAAAACAGGCTGTAAATCACCTTTCATGTAATCTTCACGGCTGAATTCCGGATAAACAGATTGTATTAATTCAAGCTCTTCACGTAAGGTCTGTGCCGCTTTTTCTCCGATAATTTCATCGATCGTAGGATCGTTAATATCATCAAATTTTATAGCTTCTCCAACCTTCTGTTTTTTCTCTTCTAAAAATAACTGAATGTTATTTTCCCAGATATTATAAATCCCCTGGAAATCACTTCCCATACCAATAGGCAGAGAAAGAGGGACAACCCTTAATCCTAGTTTTTGTTCCACCTCATCCAATAGATCAAAAGCATCTTTTCCTTCACGGTCAAGTTTATTAATGAAGACAAGCATCGGAATGTTTCTCATTCTGCAGACCTGAACCAATTTTTCAGTCTGTTCCTCAACTCCCTTTGCCACATCGATTACAACAATTACAGAATCAACAGCTGTTAAAGTTCTATAGGTATCCTCAGCAAAGTCTTTGTGTCCGGGAGTATCCAGGATATTAATTTTGTGTCCTTTATATTCAAAAGCCAATACGGAAGTGGCAACAGAAATCCCTCTCTGTCTTTCAATTTCCATAAAGTCGGAGGTTGCTCCTTTTTTTATTTTGTTCGATTTTACCGCACCAGCTTCCTGGATAGCACCCCCGAAAAGAAGTAACTTTTCTGTAAGAGTGGTTTTCCCGGCATCCGGGTGAGAAATAATCCCGAAAGTTTTTCTTTTTTGTATTTCTTTGATTAAGTCTGACATAGTGTATTTTGAAGTTGCAAAAATCGTGATTTTTTATGAGGATTTCAAATAAATTAATAAAACAAAGAGAAAACGTTCCAAATCGCTTTTCAAACATGCTGTAGATCTTTGCAGCCGGCTTTATAATGATCATGGGATGTAATAAGTATTTCCACTTTTAGTTGCTCAAGGCTTTCAAAAAAATTATCTTTGTTTTACTAAATTATTATAAAGAAAAATGGAAAACAGCAGATATCCAAAATTTACTTTCACATGGATCGGAGGCGTTGTTTTGTTAGCAGGATTATTTCTGGGAACATTATCAGTCTCTTTTATCAATACTTTTTGGATGCTTGTTTTTAAAGAAAGTCTGCAGTACAAAGAGTGGTTCTTAATGCTCACCAATGCAGCAGGATTTTTAGCTGCGATTGCTTTTTTCGATTTCTTTATTGTAAGGCCGTCCACCAAAAAAAAGTTGAATTTCAATTTTTCTCCGACTAATTTTTCTACTTATCTTTTGATTTTTCCTTTAATGCTGGGGATGATGTTTATCGCGGAGTTTATTACATCACAGATTCCTATTACCGGACCTTTTTTCGGTAAATACTATGAATTTTTTTCTAAACTGATGAGCCAGTTAACGGATGATAAAGCAGTAATGATTATCATGACAGTTATTATGGCTCCAATTTTTGAAGAAATTATTTTCAGGGGAATTATTCAAAAAGGATTGATGAATAAAGGAGTTAAGCCTTGGAAAGCTATTTTGTATGCTTCGATTATTTTTGGACTTGTTCACGGGAATCCATGGCAGTTTGTAGGAGCTGTTTTGCTGGGATCTGTATTAGGACTGGTTTATTTTAAAACAAAATCCCTGCTGCTTCCAATGCTGCTGCACGGGTTTAATAATTTATGTTCATCACTATTAATCACATACACTAAAAGTGAAAGTTTTTCAGAAGCTTTTAAAGTTTCTGAATGGGTAATATTAGCAGTTGGAATAGTCCTTTTTTCTTTATTCTACTACCTTTTTATGAAGAAATATAAAGTGCATTATTCCGAAATTTAATACGATAAAAATGAAAATGGAATTACTTGTAGCCACACACAACGAACACAAAAAAGAAGAAATTCAACAGATTTTAGGAACAGATTTTCTGGTAAAAAGTCTTACAGATTATAATATTCATGAAGAGATTGTAGAAGACGGTGATTCCTTCAACGCCAATGCATTAATAAAAGCAAAGTACTGTTTCGAAAAAACCGGAATTCCGAGTTTGGGAGACGACAGCGGACTGGTGGTTGAGAGTTTAGACGGCAGACCAGGAATTTTTTCCGCACGCTATGCAGGAGATCATGATTTTGCTAAAAATATTGCTAAAGTTTTAAGTGAATTGGAAGGGGAGACTAACAGAAAAGCTTATTTCATTACCGTTTTATGCTATTATGATGAAAACGGAGCCAGCTATTTTGAAGGCAGAGCCCATGGTAATTTACTGACAGAAAATAAAGGATTCAAAGGATTTGGATATGATCCTATTTTTGTGCCTGAAGGTCTGGACAGAACTTTTGCAGAAATGAACCCTGAAGACAAAAATAAAATCAGCCACCGCAAACAGGCAATGGACCTATTTTTGGACTATTTGAAAGTAACAGACAAACAGTAATAAAACTTTAAGATTTATTCAATTACAGGATTTCTGTTGTACATTTGTTTTAATAAACTATTGATTTGAGTACTTATTTAACCATATTAGGCTTTAATTCAGCAATTCCTACAATTAATTCTTCCCCTACAGCACAGCTTTTGGAAATGGAGGAAAGAAACTTTCTGATAGATTGTGGAGAAGGAACGCAGGTACAGCTGAGAAAAGCTAAAGCGAGATTTTCAAAAATCAATCATATTTTTATTTCTCACCTCCATGGGGATCATTGTTTTGGTCTTCCTGGCCTTATTGCCTCTTTTCGTTTATTGGGAAGAGATATTCCGCTGCATGTTTACGGCCCGAAAGGAATCAAAAAGATGCTGGAAACCATTTTTACTATTACAGAAACACACCGTGGTTTTGAAGTGGTTTATCATGAACTTGATAAAAAGTATTCCGAAAAAATTTACGAAGATAATAGAGTAGAAGTCTATACAATTCCGCTTGACCACAGAATTTACTGTAACGGGTATCTTTTTAAAGAAAAACCTAAAGACAGGCATCTGAATATGAAGGAGATCGCTAAATATAAAGAAATAGAAGTCTGTGATTATCATAATATTAAAGCCGGAAAAGATTACGTTTTAAGTGACGGATATGTACTTAAAAATGAAATTTTGACTTTAGAACCCGCTCCATCAGTTTCTTATGCTTTCTGCAGTGATACGAGATATCTTGAAAGTGTAATTCCTATTATTAAAAATGTTACAGTTTTATACCATGAATCTACATTTTTGCATGATTTAAAGGAAATGGCTGATTATACAGGACATACAACGGCTTTGGAAGCGGCAGTAATTGCACAGAAAGCTGAGGTCGGAAAGCTTATTTTAGGTCATTTTTCTAATAGATACGGCGATTTGACGGTATTTACAGATGAGGCAAGAACTGTTTTCCCAAATTCATTTTTACCAAAAGCTCTGGAAAGTGTAAAAATTTAAACCAGTATGTTAAATTTCGAAGAATTAAAAAGCTTTTTAGACGAAAAAGCTGATCAATACAATAGTTTTGAGTTTATTGAAAATGATCCGGTGCAGATTCCTCATCGTTTTTCTATGAAACAGGATATTGAAATTGCAGGCTTTTTGGCAGCGACTATTTCTTGGGGAAACCGAAAATCGATCATTAAATCAGCGGAGAAAATGCTTGATATCATGGGGAATTCTCCTTATGATTTTGTAATGAATTATTCTGAAAAAGAGTTAGACTCTATTAACGATAAAAGTATTCACAGGACTTTTAATGGTCAGGATTTTGTATACTTCATCAGGCAGTTTAATAGAATTTATAAGGAAAACGACAGTTTAGAATCTTTATTTAAAATTGAAAATCCGGAAACTAATTTCTTTCACGCTATTGGAAGATTCAGAAACAGCTTTTTAGAACCGGAAAAGCATAGAAGCCATAAGCATGTAAGTTCACCTTATAAAAATTCGTCTGCAAAAAGAATTATTATGTTTTTGAGGTGGATGGTCCGTAAAGATAATCATGGAGTAGATTTTGGAATATGGGGAGATATAGATCAACAATATTTATCTATTCCTTTAGATGTACATACAGGAAATATTTCAAGAAAACTTGGACTGATCTCAAGAACACAGAATGATTGGAAAACAGTAGAGGAGCTTGATGCTGTGATACGAAAATTTGATGAAAAAGATCCGGCAAAATATGATTTTGCACTGTTTGGATTGGGGGTAACTAAAGAACTATTATAAGTTGAAAATGATGAAAACACCAAATGAAAAAATAGAAGTTTTAGAGAAAATAGCCAATGGTATTACTTGGTGGATAGGTTCTATCCCTTCATTGATCGTTCATACCTTATTTTTTATAATATCTTTTCTTCTTCCGATACTGCATATTGTTGAATTTGATAAAATGCTTTTGATCCTTACAACGGTAGTTTCTTTGGAGGCGATTTATCTGGCAATTTTCATCCAGATGTCAGTGAATAGAAGCCATGAAAAAATTGAAGATATCCAGGAAGATATTGAAGATATTCAGGAGGATATTGAAGAGATCAGCGAAGATATTGAGGAAATCAGTGAGGATATTGAAGAGATCAACGAAGATATTGAAGATATCCAGGAAGACATTGAGGAAATCAATGAAGATGAAGAAGATGACGATCATAGTGAAAGAGCAAAAAATGTGATGCTGAAAAGCAATGTAAGCTCAAATAAAAACGAAATTAAATCTTTAAAAGACAAAATTCTTGAGCTTCAAAATAAAATTGATGAACTGAAGAAAGATTAATATTGTTTTTTGTAAATTATTCCTAGTTTTGTGAAAAACTAATTTTAATCTATGAAAAACCTATTAAACACGTTATTTGTTTGTGTTTTATTGACAGGGTGTCAGAGCGATACACTGAATGAGAATAATGAAACGGCTGATTCTAACAGCAGCCTTACCGCAAAAGCAGCCAATGAAAACAACAAACCTGATATTCATACTCAGATTGTATTAGGAAATAAATTGGTCAATCCATATTCTGTGGATAATATGCAGGCCGCTTTTAAATATTACAGCGATAATATAGATTCTTCAAAATTTCCTGATAAAGATGTAAAGGCATCTCATTATTATATTAAAATAACACCTCAGTCAGAAGCTGATCTTGAAACATTAGATAAGCTGGATGATGAAACTAATGAAGATACTCCGGTTTTACAAGATCATCCTGTGGATTATGAAGTCATTACCGAAGGAGATTTTTATGTTAAGCCAAATAATGAAAACGATCTTTATCATCCGGTCTATACTACAATACCGGTAGGCTATACTTTACCCGGAGATTTAAAATACGAAGTCCTGGATAAACTTTATGAGCCTGCAGATAATGAATTTGATGTAGAAACGGTATCATTATACTTTGCGGGATGGAAAGATGATTTAGAAGCGGACGGAATTAATCTTACAGATCAAAATTCACTGAATCTATATCTGAAAAATCAGATGTCAGGAAAATCCAGTAATAAATTTTATCCTACAGGACGTGTAACAATTGAAAACACAGGTACTAATACTACAGAAGGCCTAATGCAGGCGGAAATCTCTTACGGCAGAGTTTTCTGGTGGCACTATACATACACAGACAATAATGGAAACTTTGTAGGAAATGCAAAAAAATACAGAGGAAGTGTAAGCATAAGAGCGAAGTGGAG
Coding sequences:
- a CDS encoding DUF1003 domain-containing protein, which produces MMKTPNEKIEVLEKIANGITWWIGSIPSLIVHTLFFIISFLLPILHIVEFDKMLLILTTVVSLEAIYLAIFIQMSVNRSHEKIEDIQEDIEDIQEDIEEISEDIEEISEDIEEINEDIEDIQEDIEEINEDEEDDDHSERAKNVMLKSNVSSNKNEIKSLKDKILELQNKIDELKKD
- a CDS encoding peptide chain release factor 3; the encoded protein is MSDLIKEIQKRKTFGIISHPDAGKTTLTEKLLLFGGAIQEAGAVKSNKIKKGATSDFMEIERQRGISVATSVLAFEYKGHKINILDTPGHKDFAEDTYRTLTAVDSVIVVIDVAKGVEEQTEKLVQVCRMRNIPMLVFINKLDREGKDAFDLLDEVEQKLGLRVVPLSLPIGMGSDFQGIYNIWENNIQLFLEEKKQKVGEAIKFDDINDPTIDEIIGEKAAQTLREELELIQSVYPEFSREDYMKGDLQPVFFGSALNNFGVRELLDAFIEIAPMPQPKESETRIVKPEEETFTGFVFKIHANMDPKHRDRLAFVKIVSGVFKRNENYLLVREGKKMKFSSPNAFFADKKEVVDESFPGDIVGLHDTGSFRIGDTLTGGEKLNFKGIPNFSPEHFRYINNSDPLKAKQLAKGIDQLMDEGVAQLFTLEMNNRKIIGTVGALQYEVIQYRLEHEYGAKCTYEPLSMHKACWVEADEKSEEFKEFARLKQRFLARDKYNQLVFLADSSFTIHMTQEKFPNVKLHFISEFRNS
- a CDS encoding ribonuclease Z, with translation MSTYLTILGFNSAIPTINSSPTAQLLEMEERNFLIDCGEGTQVQLRKAKARFSKINHIFISHLHGDHCFGLPGLIASFRLLGRDIPLHVYGPKGIKKMLETIFTITETHRGFEVVYHELDKKYSEKIYEDNRVEVYTIPLDHRIYCNGYLFKEKPKDRHLNMKEIAKYKEIEVCDYHNIKAGKDYVLSDGYVLKNEILTLEPAPSVSYAFCSDTRYLESVIPIIKNVTVLYHESTFLHDLKEMADYTGHTTALEAAVIAQKAEVGKLILGHFSNRYGDLTVFTDEARTVFPNSFLPKALESVKI
- a CDS encoding type II CAAX endopeptidase family protein; the protein is MENSRYPKFTFTWIGGVVLLAGLFLGTLSVSFINTFWMLVFKESLQYKEWFLMLTNAAGFLAAIAFFDFFIVRPSTKKKLNFNFSPTNFSTYLLIFPLMLGMMFIAEFITSQIPITGPFFGKYYEFFSKLMSQLTDDKAVMIIMTVIMAPIFEEIIFRGIIQKGLMNKGVKPWKAILYASIIFGLVHGNPWQFVGAVLLGSVLGLVYFKTKSLLLPMLLHGFNNLCSSLLITYTKSESFSEAFKVSEWVILAVGIVLFSLFYYLFMKKYKVHYSEI
- a CDS encoding TIGR02757 family protein — translated: MLNFEELKSFLDEKADQYNSFEFIENDPVQIPHRFSMKQDIEIAGFLAATISWGNRKSIIKSAEKMLDIMGNSPYDFVMNYSEKELDSINDKSIHRTFNGQDFVYFIRQFNRIYKENDSLESLFKIENPETNFFHAIGRFRNSFLEPEKHRSHKHVSSPYKNSSAKRIIMFLRWMVRKDNHGVDFGIWGDIDQQYLSIPLDVHTGNISRKLGLISRTQNDWKTVEELDAVIRKFDEKDPAKYDFALFGLGVTKELL
- the rdgB gene encoding RdgB/HAM1 family non-canonical purine NTP pyrophosphatase, giving the protein MKMELLVATHNEHKKEEIQQILGTDFLVKSLTDYNIHEEIVEDGDSFNANALIKAKYCFEKTGIPSLGDDSGLVVESLDGRPGIFSARYAGDHDFAKNIAKVLSELEGETNRKAYFITVLCYYDENGASYFEGRAHGNLLTENKGFKGFGYDPIFVPEGLDRTFAEMNPEDKNKISHRKQAMDLFLDYLKVTDKQ